One Natronomonas moolapensis 8.8.11 genomic region harbors:
- a CDS encoding aminopeptidase produces MTDTPDDGDTDTGTDGDGHAPAGDSRGDPLDIGDPNAVSRAARTAIEDCLAVEAGETCVVVTDDRREPIGEAIYDAALGATEDATIVTYPPGPQHGAEPPEPVAAALRAADCFLAPTSKSITHTRARSAATDEEARGATLPGITEEVFTVGLDADYAAIAEACESMLETVSGADEVRVTSPQGTDITFELGDRPWNDDTGIVHDPGAFSNLPAGEVFVSPVSAEGTYVVDGTIRPHGRLEPGHTVTIDVADGRLTAISDDALRSEVEAAAETAGDAAYNLAELGIGTNLGVADLVGSVLLDEKAAGTVHIAFGDDAGIGGDVEAPIHMDGILTEPTVYVDGEEIELPTPER; encoded by the coding sequence ATGACAGATACCCCCGATGACGGCGACACGGACACCGGAACCGATGGCGACGGCCACGCCCCCGCCGGCGATTCGCGGGGGGACCCCCTCGACATCGGGGATCCAAACGCCGTCTCGCGGGCGGCCCGGACGGCGATCGAAGACTGTCTCGCGGTCGAGGCCGGCGAGACGTGCGTCGTCGTCACCGACGACAGACGCGAGCCAATCGGGGAGGCGATCTACGACGCCGCCCTCGGGGCGACAGAGGACGCCACGATCGTCACCTACCCCCCCGGCCCGCAACACGGCGCCGAACCCCCGGAACCGGTCGCGGCGGCGCTTCGGGCGGCCGACTGTTTCCTCGCGCCGACGAGCAAGAGCATCACGCACACCCGCGCTCGCTCGGCGGCGACGGACGAGGAGGCCCGGGGCGCGACGCTGCCCGGCATCACCGAGGAGGTGTTCACCGTCGGTCTCGACGCCGACTACGCGGCGATCGCCGAGGCCTGCGAGTCGATGCTCGAGACCGTCTCGGGGGCCGACGAGGTACGCGTCACCTCCCCGCAGGGTACCGACATAACCTTCGAACTCGGCGACCGGCCCTGGAACGACGACACCGGGATCGTCCACGACCCCGGGGCCTTCTCGAACCTGCCCGCGGGCGAGGTGTTCGTCAGCCCCGTCTCCGCCGAGGGGACCTACGTCGTCGACGGTACCATCCGCCCGCACGGCCGGCTCGAGCCGGGACACACCGTCACGATCGACGTCGCGGACGGCCGACTCACGGCCATCTCCGACGACGCCCTCCGCTCGGAGGTCGAGGCCGCAGCCGAGACAGCCGGCGACGCAGCGTACAACCTGGCCGAACTCGGCATCGGCACGAACCTCGGCGTGGCCGACCTCGTCGGGAGCGTCCTCCTGGACGAGAAGGCGGCCGGGACGGTCCACATCGCCTTCGGTGACGACGCGGGCATCGGCGGCGACGTCGAGGCCCCGATTCACATGGACGGCATTCTCA
- a CDS encoding type II glyceraldehyde-3-phosphate dehydrogenase produces the protein MSIQVAVNGYGTIGKRVADAVSLQPDMELIGVAKTRPNHEAELAVENGYPLYAAVEDRVHLFEAAGIDLAGTVEEMVSAAAVVVDACPSGIGAENRSLYEAHDTPALYQGGEDADLVDASFNARGNFEAATGADHVRVVSCNTTGLSRLLAPLQETYGVEKARITLVRRGGDPAQSGRGPINDILPNPIGLPSHHGPDVNTIFPDLDIDTLGLKVPATLMHTHSVNVTLESTPDAEAVRQLLDEQTRTFLVPEGSGIDGAGALKEFAMDRDRPRADIWENCIWAESVSMEGPDLYLFQAIHQESDVVPENVDAIRAVLGTADAEESIERTNETMGVGF, from the coding sequence ATGAGCATCCAGGTCGCGGTCAACGGCTACGGAACCATCGGCAAGCGGGTCGCGGACGCCGTTTCGCTCCAGCCCGACATGGAGTTGATCGGCGTCGCCAAGACCCGCCCGAACCACGAGGCCGAGCTGGCTGTCGAGAACGGCTATCCGCTGTACGCGGCCGTCGAGGATCGGGTCCACCTGTTCGAAGCGGCCGGAATCGACTTGGCCGGCACCGTAGAGGAGATGGTCTCGGCCGCCGCCGTCGTCGTCGACGCCTGTCCCTCCGGAATCGGCGCGGAGAACAGATCGCTCTACGAGGCCCACGACACCCCCGCGCTGTACCAGGGCGGCGAGGACGCCGATCTCGTCGACGCCTCGTTCAACGCCCGCGGGAACTTCGAGGCCGCCACCGGAGCCGACCACGTCCGGGTCGTCTCCTGTAACACCACCGGGCTCTCGCGGCTCTTGGCACCGCTTCAGGAGACCTACGGTGTCGAGAAGGCCCGCATCACGCTGGTCAGACGCGGCGGCGACCCCGCACAGTCGGGGCGTGGCCCGATCAACGACATCCTACCGAACCCGATCGGGTTGCCCTCCCACCACGGCCCCGACGTGAACACGATCTTCCCCGATCTCGACATCGACACGCTCGGGCTGAAGGTGCCGGCGACGCTGATGCACACCCACTCGGTCAACGTGACGCTCGAATCGACGCCCGACGCCGAGGCGGTCCGGCAGTTGCTCGACGAACAGACGCGGACGTTCCTCGTCCCGGAGGGCTCCGGTATCGACGGCGCCGGCGCGCTCAAGGAGTTCGCGATGGATCGCGACCGCCCGCGGGCCGATATCTGGGAGAACTGCATCTGGGCGGAGTCGGTCTCGATGGAGGGGCCGGACCTGTATTTATTCCAGGCGATCCATCAAGAGTCCGACGTCGTCCCCGAGAACGTCGACGCGATCCGGGCGGTGCTCGGGACGGCGGACGCCGAGGAGTCCATCGAACGGACGAACGAGACGATGGGCGTCGGCTTCTGA
- a CDS encoding potassium channel family protein: MASGTTLPGVLDALPWSRLALWKRRALKTVVAVVALILVSSVLYHYVMLVFEGRSHSYGHSLQVVIETATGTGYGSDSPWESPVSNAFVAVLDLSTFLLVFIIIPYVLRPVLENALSPTFPTSIETSGHVVLCGIEQQSERLIDEFERRDVDYVVVVDDEETALELLERDVPLVFGETTSAETHRNACVDAASAVVVDAEDKRSVSVLLAIGSVDETVRTVVLVDGLERERHLSHAGADRVLTPRHLLGRRIAERVTTEISPARSDSVELGATRSMLELTVFEDSPINGQSVSEVEAGTNEDVTVLGIWTAGRFLGSPDPDTVIDSATTLLLAGATAAVQELEERTYQGRDVAPTVIIAGHGAVGSTVRRELERSTAECVVVDIAAGEAVDVVGDATETGTLREAGVESATVLVVAIRDDDEAIMASLLADRLASELDIIVRMNDDDNRTKVRRAGADYVLSLPEMTGRVLAQEVLREELVSYGRQLKAVRIGADPYAGRALSDTALASAECIVVAIDRDGELHTDVPPTFELRGDEEIVVVGRDEDIGSLPE; the protein is encoded by the coding sequence ATGGCTTCAGGAACGACGCTCCCCGGCGTACTCGACGCACTCCCGTGGTCACGGCTGGCCCTGTGGAAGCGTCGGGCACTCAAAACCGTCGTCGCTGTCGTCGCCCTCATACTCGTCTCCTCTGTGTTGTATCACTACGTGATGCTCGTCTTCGAGGGCCGATCCCACTCCTACGGGCACTCCCTGCAGGTCGTCATCGAAACGGCGACCGGGACGGGGTACGGCTCGGACTCGCCGTGGGAGAGCCCGGTGTCGAACGCCTTCGTCGCCGTCCTCGATCTCTCGACGTTTCTTTTGGTGTTCATCATCATCCCGTACGTGCTCCGGCCGGTCCTCGAGAACGCCCTCTCGCCGACGTTCCCCACGTCGATCGAGACGTCCGGCCACGTCGTTCTCTGTGGAATCGAACAGCAAAGCGAGCGTCTGATCGACGAGTTCGAGCGCCGGGACGTCGACTACGTCGTGGTCGTCGACGACGAGGAGACGGCCTTAGAGCTGCTAGAGCGAGACGTCCCGCTCGTCTTCGGCGAGACGACGTCGGCCGAAACCCACCGAAACGCCTGCGTCGACGCCGCGAGTGCGGTCGTCGTCGACGCCGAAGACAAACGCTCGGTGAGCGTCCTCCTCGCTATCGGATCAGTCGACGAGACGGTCCGGACCGTTGTGTTGGTCGACGGCTTGGAACGCGAACGTCACCTGAGCCATGCCGGGGCGGATCGGGTGTTGACGCCGCGGCACCTGCTCGGCCGCCGGATCGCCGAGCGGGTCACGACCGAGATCAGTCCGGCCCGCAGCGACAGCGTGGAACTGGGAGCGACCCGCTCGATGCTCGAGTTGACCGTCTTCGAGGACAGCCCGATCAACGGGCAGTCGGTCTCGGAGGTCGAAGCCGGGACGAACGAGGACGTCACCGTCCTCGGGATATGGACGGCGGGGCGGTTCCTGGGGTCGCCCGACCCCGATACTGTGATCGATAGCGCCACGACGCTGCTTTTAGCCGGGGCGACCGCCGCAGTCCAGGAGCTAGAGGAGCGGACCTACCAGGGTCGCGACGTCGCTCCGACAGTGATTATCGCCGGCCACGGGGCCGTCGGTTCGACTGTCAGACGGGAGCTCGAGCGTTCGACGGCCGAGTGTGTTGTCGTCGATATCGCAGCGGGCGAGGCGGTCGACGTCGTCGGAGACGCGACCGAAACCGGGACGCTCCGGGAGGCGGGCGTCGAGTCGGCGACGGTGCTCGTCGTGGCCATTCGCGACGACGACGAGGCGATTATGGCTTCGTTGCTCGCCGACCGGCTCGCGTCGGAACTGGACATCATCGTCCGAATGAACGACGACGACAACCGCACGAAGGTCAGGCGTGCGGGCGCGGACTACGTCCTCAGTCTCCCAGAAATGACCGGCCGCGTCCTCGCCCAGGAGGTGCTCAGAGAGGAGCTCGTCTCCTACGGCCGACAGCTGAAAGCGGTCCGGATCGGCGCCGACCCCTACGCCGGGCGGGCGCTCTCCGACACCGCGCTCGCGTCGGCGGAGTGCATCGTCGTCGCGATCGATCGGGACGGCGAACTCCATACCGACGTACCGCCGACGTTCGAACTCCGAGGCGACGAGGAGATCGTCGTCGTGGGACGCGACGAGGACATCGGGTCGCTTCCCGAGTAA
- a CDS encoding Hsp20/alpha crystallin family protein, whose protein sequence is MRRDDRDDPFDDIFNEIERMMEGMGGHIDAADAGFGDDAHVSVYETDEQIRVVADLPGVDRDGLRIKCDGRHVTISASTSTSEYEERIELPGRVDEHSASASFNNGVLEITLDRVDSSANIDLS, encoded by the coding sequence ATGCGCCGTGATGACCGCGACGACCCGTTCGACGACATCTTCAACGAGATAGAACGGATGATGGAAGGCATGGGCGGGCATATCGACGCCGCCGACGCCGGCTTCGGCGACGATGCCCACGTCTCGGTGTACGAGACCGACGAGCAGATCCGTGTCGTCGCGGATCTCCCCGGTGTCGACCGGGACGGCCTTCGGATCAAGTGCGACGGCCGCCACGTTACGATCTCGGCGTCGACCTCGACCAGCGAGTACGAAGAGCGGATCGAACTCCCCGGCCGCGTCGACGAACACTCCGCGTCGGCGTCGTTCAACAACGGCGTCCTCGAGATCACGCTCGATCGCGTCGACAGTTCCGCGAACATCGATCTCTCGTAG
- the arsB gene encoding ACR3 family arsenite efflux transporter — MRNAESAGHEHGPDCGCEACGDPRSMDVLDKYLTVWIFGAMAVGIGVGYVAPSVTQPIQRLHLVEIGLILMMYPPLAKVDYGRLPAVFRNVKVLGLSLVQNWLIGPTLMFGLAVIFFSGLTPGLPARPEFFLGLVFIGMARCIAMVLVWNELAEGSSEYAAGLVAFNSVFQILTYGVYVWFFALVVPPLFGMEALVAGISEFGITPIQVFRAIAVFLGIPFAAGILSRYVGTKAKGVEWYENAFEPTISPLTLVALLFTVVVMFAMQGERIVGQPADVLLIAVPLTIYFVVMFFVSFGMGRGIGADYSTTTAIGFTAASNNFELAIAVAVAVFGVGSGVAFTTVIGPLIEVPVLLALVNAALYLQRTFEWGGYTTGRLDDASADSATDSAADDD, encoded by the coding sequence ATGCGTAACGCCGAGTCCGCCGGCCACGAGCACGGTCCCGATTGCGGCTGTGAGGCCTGTGGGGACCCGCGCTCGATGGACGTCCTGGACAAGTACCTCACCGTGTGGATCTTCGGTGCGATGGCGGTGGGCATCGGGGTGGGCTACGTCGCTCCGTCGGTGACACAGCCCATCCAGAGGCTCCACCTCGTCGAAATCGGCCTGATTCTGATGATGTACCCGCCGCTGGCGAAAGTCGACTACGGCCGACTGCCAGCGGTCTTCCGGAACGTGAAGGTGCTCGGGTTGAGCCTCGTCCAGAACTGGCTCATCGGCCCGACACTGATGTTCGGGCTCGCGGTGATCTTTTTTAGCGGGCTCACGCCGGGGTTACCCGCCCGCCCAGAGTTCTTCCTCGGGTTGGTGTTCATCGGGATGGCTCGCTGTATCGCGATGGTCCTCGTCTGGAACGAACTCGCCGAGGGATCGAGCGAGTACGCCGCGGGCCTCGTCGCGTTCAACAGCGTCTTTCAAATTCTCACGTACGGCGTGTACGTCTGGTTTTTCGCTCTCGTCGTGCCGCCGCTTTTCGGCATGGAAGCACTCGTCGCCGGCATCTCCGAGTTCGGTATCACGCCGATACAGGTGTTCCGGGCGATTGCCGTCTTCCTCGGGATCCCCTTCGCCGCAGGCATCCTCTCGCGATACGTCGGCACGAAGGCGAAGGGCGTCGAGTGGTACGAGAACGCCTTCGAGCCGACGATCAGCCCGCTGACGCTCGTCGCGCTGTTGTTCACCGTCGTCGTGATGTTCGCCATGCAGGGCGAGCGCATCGTCGGCCAGCCGGCCGACGTCCTATTGATCGCGGTGCCGCTGACGATCTACTTCGTCGTGATGTTCTTCGTCAGCTTCGGGATGGGCCGTGGGATCGGCGCGGACTACTCGACAACGACGGCGATCGGCTTCACCGCCGCATCGAATAACTTCGAGCTCGCGATCGCCGTCGCGGTCGCCGTGTTCGGCGTCGGTAGCGGGGTCGCGTTCACCACCGTTATCGGCCCGCTGATCGAGGTGCCGGTGTTGCTCGCCCTGGTAAACGCCGCGCTGTACCTCCAGCGGACGTTCGAGTGGGGTGGGTACACGACGGGACGGCTCGACGACGCGTCGGCCGACTCTGCGACGGACTCCGCGGCGGACGACGACTGA
- a CDS encoding ArsR/SmtB family transcription factor, protein MSQATERLHRYLEGELGECCTEDVGDRLDELDALAATVGTERAETELDVLSALGNETRYTLVRVLVAAGEELCVCELNAVVDVSESGLSHALSKLVDAGLVDGYSEGRWKKYRATNRAVALVTVLDGSVAADA, encoded by the coding sequence ATGTCACAAGCGACCGAACGACTTCATCGATACCTCGAGGGCGAACTCGGAGAATGCTGCACCGAGGACGTCGGCGACAGACTCGACGAGCTCGACGCGCTCGCGGCGACAGTCGGAACCGAGCGGGCCGAGACGGAACTGGACGTCCTGTCGGCGCTGGGGAACGAGACGCGCTACACGCTCGTCCGCGTGCTCGTGGCCGCGGGCGAAGAACTGTGCGTCTGCGAATTGAACGCCGTCGTCGACGTCTCCGAGAGCGGCCTCAGCCACGCGCTCTCGAAGCTCGTCGATGCAGGGCTCGTCGATGGGTACAGCGAGGGCCGCTGGAAAAAATATCGCGCGACCAACCGCGCTGTCGCGCTCGTGACCGTACTCGACGGAAGCGTCGCTGCCGATGCGTAA